The following is a genomic window from Fibrobacter sp..
CTCAGGAAAAGACATGGCTAAGATATCTTTACAAAAATGGCCATTTGCTTCCTGATAGTGCAAATGCAGCTATCAATGAATTTCCATGTACCCCCGATTTTGTTTATAATGATCATCAGGCACTGGTTTTTATTGGCAAACCAGAGAAAGTTGCGAATTTAATCGATGATCAAACCATAAAACAATTAGAGGAGTATGGTTATCTGGTGATAATTTTTCCTGAAGAAATAAGTAGGTGGCCTTCTGTCGCTGCTCAATTTCCTGAGATCTTTGGCTGTCCTTTGGTATCTGAGGAAGGTGCAAAATGAGTACTCAAACGGTTTTTAATCCTGGATCGCTTGTTTACGCCAGAGGGCGTGAATGGGTAGTTTTGCCTCAATCTGATAAAGATACCCTCTATTTACGCACCTTGTCCGGCACTGATTCCGACATCACCAGGATTTACTGCCCGCTTGAACGTGAACCGGTTAAACCGGCATCATTTCTGCCGCCTGATCCAAACCGCCCGGGTACCAGTACCGCAGTCCGCCTCCTGCAGAATGCACTTATGCTGAAACTTCGCGCAGGTGCCGGTCCGTTTCGCTCATTTGGAAATATTGCCATCGAACCACGCGCGTATCAGCTTGTTCCATTAC
Proteins encoded in this region:
- a CDS encoding helicase SNF2 encodes the protein MSTQTVFNPGSLVYARGREWVVLPQSDKDTLYLRTLSGTDSDITRIYCPLEREPVKPASFLPPDPNRPGTSTAVRLLQNALMLKLRAGAGPFRSFGNIAIEPRAYQLVPL